TCGGAACTCTTGCCCAGGTATGCGTCGAACGTCATCGCCACGTTGCGAATGAACACGGATCCGAGTTCGGTCGCCCGTACGCCGGCCGCCGAAAGGGTCACCATCCCCTGGTCGACGAGCCCATCCGGACCCGCGAGAACGGCGAGTTCGGATGCGAAATAGGTCTCGAAGCCGATGCCGAATCGCCGCTCGACGTCGTCGGCTCGAACGACATAGTTGCACATCAGCTCGGTGATCACATAGCGGCGGATCCGATCGTCCGCCGTCAGAACCGTGCCCCGCTCGATCGGGAGCTCACCACTGTCGATCGCGTCGTAGTAGGAAGCGAGCCGCTTATGGTTCTGCGCGTACGCTCCGGCGACATCGGAGATCCCCGAGGATCCGAGCGCCACCATCTCGGTGCCGCGTTTGGTCGTGTAGCCCATGAAGTTGCGGGACAGCGTCCCTTCTCGCTGCGCCACGGCGAGCTCGTCGTCGGGCAACGCGAAGTGGTCCATACCGATTGCCTGATAGCCGCCGCCCACGAGACGATCCGAGACCATGGACAGCAGCGCGAACTTGAGGTCCCTGTCGGGAAGCAATGCAGGGTCGATCCGTTTCTGGTTCGGTCTCACCCATGGGACATAGGCAAACGAATACACGGCGAGCCGATCAGGCCGCAGCTCGAGGACCCTCTCCAAGGTCTCGGCGTAGGTCGCCTCCGTCTGGCCGGGCAGACCGTAGATGAGGTCTATGTTGATAGACACATACCCGAGCTCCCGGGCTGCCACATGAAGGCTTTGCGTCTGCTCCCACGTTTGGTGACGTCCGATCAGGTCCTGCACCTGCGGGTCGAGGTCCTGAACACCAAGCGAGATTCGGTTGAAGCCGAGGCCGCGCAGGACTTCCAGATGCGCCCTCGAGGTCACCCTCGGGTCGACCTCCAGAGCGACCTCTGCCGCCGGATCCAACTCGAACCGATCGAGGAGGCCCCGGTGCAGCCGCTCGAGGTCCTCGGGCGTGTAGTAGGTGGGCGTACCTCCGCCCCACTGGTACTGGACCAATCTGCGCCGTTCGCCGAGCCGTTCCGCGACGACGCTTGCCTCATCGAGCACCCTACCGAGGTAGGCATCGGCGACGGACTTCCTCCGGGC
The nucleotide sequence above comes from Gammaproteobacteria bacterium. Encoded proteins:
- the hemN gene encoding oxygen-independent coproporphyrinogen III oxidase; protein product: MSVSLTPDLLARYDKPGPRYTSYPTAVEFSTDFGPVEYESHLEAAAQDPTGSLSLYVHLPFCEARCSFCGCHVVVARRKSVADAYLGRVLDEASVVAERLGERRRLVQYQWGGGTPTYYTPEDLERLHRGLLDRFELDPAAEVALEVDPRVTSRAHLEVLRGLGFNRISLGVQDLDPQVQDLIGRHQTWEQTQSLHVAARELGYVSINIDLIYGLPGQTEATYAETLERVLELRPDRLAVYSFAYVPWVRPNQKRIDPALLPDRDLKFALLSMVSDRLVGGGYQAIGMDHFALPDDELAVAQREGTLSRNFMGYTTKRGTEMVALGSSGISDVAGAYAQNHKRLASYYDAIDSGELPIERGTVLTADDRIRRYVITELMCNYVVRADDVERRFGIGFETYFASELAVLAGPDGLVDQGMVTLSAAGVRATELGSVFIRNVAMTFDAYLGKSSERPVFSRTV